The DNA sequence GGGGATGCTCTCGATCCCGCGCATCATCGTATCCTGCTGATGAACTGCTTCGCGCAGGGCGCCGCGCTGATGGCGGGCAAGCAGAGCGAGGATCCCGCGCGCAGCTATCCCGGCAATCGCCCCTCCGCCACGATCCTGTGCGACGATCTCGATCCTGCCACCGTGGGTGCGCTGATCGCCTTTCACGAACACCGCACCTTCGCCAACGCCGTGCTGATGGGAATCAATCCCTTCGACCAGTTCGGCGTGGAACTGGGCAAGGAGATCGCCAAGAAGATCGAGAAGGGCGGGGAGCAATTCGATCCCAGCACCGAGGCGCTGCTTGCAAAGGCCGGGCTCGCCGGCTGATCCGGCTTTCCAAAGGGGGCGGCGCGGCATCTGCGGCGCCGCCGCCGCTGCGGGCAGATTGACTTTTCCGCAATTGGCGCCTATGTGCCCGGCCAGCGAAGCGCGCAGGCAGCGTGAACCGGCGGATATCCGCCTCGGCCGCGCTTCGGTTATCCAAAGCTTCCCAATTCACGCGGGCGGTTTTCAACCCCGCGAACGCGCGCCCGGATTCCGGCTGCGCGCAATCGCACACGATGCGAGTTCAACAGTTACATGACATTCGAACAACTCGGCCTGTCGCAGTCCGTACTCCAGGCACTTTCCCTCAAGGGCTATGAAACGCCGTCGCCGATCCAGCAGCAGGCGATCCCCTATGTGCTCGAAGGGCGCGACCTGCTGGGCATCGCGCAGACCGGCACGGGCAAGACGGCGGCCTTCATGCTGCCCTCGATCGACCGGCTGGTCGCCGCGGACAAGCGCCCGCAGCGGCGTTGCTGCCGCATGCTGGTGCTGGCGCCCACGCGCGAGCTGGCTGGCCAGATCGCCCAGAGCGCGCAGGATTATGCCCGCTTCGCTCATCTGAAGATCGCCACCGTGTTCGGCGGCACTTCGGTCAACCGCAACCGGCAGGATCTGGCGCGCGGCGTCGATATCCTCATCGCCACGCCGGGCCGGCTGGTGGACCTGACCGATCAGGGCGCGCTCGATCTCGGCCAGGTGGAAGTGCTGGTGCTGGACGAGGCGGACCAGATGCTGGACCTCGGCTTCATCCATGCACTGCGCCAGATCGTGCGGATGATCCCGAAGCAGCGGCAGACGCTGTTCTTCTCCGCCACCATGCCCAAGGCGATCAAGGATCTGGCGAGCCAGTATCTCACCGATCCGGCGCAGGTTTCGGTCGCGCCCGCGGCCACCACGGCGGAGCGGGTCGAGCAATATGTGTGCTTCGTCAACCAGGCGGAAAAGCAGGCGCTGCTGGGCATCGTGCTGCGCGACGGCTTCAAGGCCGGCGAGATGGACCGCGTGCTGGTGTTCACCCGCACCAAGCATGGCGCCGACCGCGTGGTGCGCAAGCTGGCGCAGGGCGGCATGCGCGCCAATGCGATCCACGGCAACAAGAGCCAGCCGCAGCGCGAACGCGCGCTGGGCGAGTTCCGCGAGGGGCAGGTGCGCGTGCTGGTGGCGACTGACATCGCCGCGCGCGGCATCGACATCACCGGGGTGAGCCATGTGATCAATTTCGAGCTGCCCAATGTGCCCGAGCAATATGTCCACCGCATCGGCCGCACCGCGCGCGCCGGGCGCGAGGGGGTGGCGATTTCCTTCTGCGCGACGGACGAGCGGGATTATCTGCGCGACATCCAGAAGCTCACCCGCGTGACGCTGGACAAGGTCGAGCTGCCGGAGAACTTCCGCGCCGAAGTGGAAATGGTCGCCGCGCGCACCCCGCAGGCCGAGCGTGCCCGCGAGGAAGAGCGCGATGCGCGCCCGCCGCGCCAGGGCGGCGGCAATCGCCGTCCGCGCCGCACCGCCGAAGCCAAGCCGCGTGGCGGCAGCGGCAGTGGCGCCTCGGGCCGTCCGGCAGGCAATTCCGGCAATGCGAGCCGCCCCGGCGGCAACCGCCGGCGGCGCCGTTCGGGCGGGGGTTCCGCCCCCCGCGCGTAATCGCTCCATAGCCGCCGATCGCACGGGCATGGCGCCGCTCCGGCGCCAGCCATGTGCGGGGGCGGTTGGCAAGCGCGCCCCCGGCCGCCATATGCGCGCTCTCTGATCCTGCAGGAGCGCGCATATGGCCGATTACGACTATGACCTCTTTACCATCGGTGCGGGTTCCGGCGGCGTGCGCGCCAGCCGAGTGGCCGCCGCCCATGGCGCGAAGGTGGCCGTGGCGGAGGAATACCGCGTCGGCGGCACCTGCGTGATCCGTGGCTGCGTGCCCAAGAAGATGCTCGTCTACGGCGCCCATTTCGCCGAGGATGTGCAGGATGCGCGCAATTTCGGCTGGACGATGGAAACCTGCCGCTTCGACTGGAAGGTGCTGCGCGACAATGTGCTGAAGGATGTGGATCGGCTCAACGGCCTCTACACCCAGACGCTGGAAAACCATGGGGTGGAGATCATCCCCCAGCGCGCCACCGTGTCCGGCCCCAATGAAGTGACGCTGGGCGATGGGCGCAAGGTCACCGCGCGGCATATCCTGATCGCCGTGGGCGCCCGCCCGCTGATCCCCGAATGCAAGGGGCACGAGCTGGGCATCACCTCCAACGAGGTGTTCCATCTCGACGAACTGCCGCGCCGCATCCTGATTGCCGGCGGCGGCTATATCGCCAATGAATTCGCCGGCATCTTCAACGAATTCGGCACGCATGTGACGATCATCAACCGGTCGGACACGCTGCTGCGCGGCTATGACCAGAGCCTGCGCGACCGTTTGCTGCAGATCTCCGTGATGAAGGGCATCGATTTCCGCTTCAACGCCAGCTTCCGCGGCATCGAGAAGACCGAGGATGGCTGCCTGCGCGTGTCCATGACCAATCATGACGATCTGGAAGTGGATTGCGTGCTGTTCGCCACCGGCCGCATTCCCAACACCGAAGGGCTGGGGCTGGAAGCGGCCGGGGTCACGCTGGGCGAGCGCGGCGCCATCGCGGTGGATGACTATGGCACCACCAATGTGCCCAGCATCCATGCCGTGGGCGACGTGACCGACCGAGTGCAGCTGACGCCGGTGGCGATCCGCGAAGGGCAGGCCTTCGCCGATACGCTGTTCGGCGACAAGCCGACGAAGGTCAGCCATGATTGCATCCCCAGCGCCGTGTTCAGCCATCCACCGATCGCCGCCGTGGGCCTGACCGAGAGCGAGGCGCGCAACAAGTTCGGCACGATCAAGATCTATCAGTCGGACTTCCGCCCGATGAAGAACGTGCTGGCCGGCCGGAACGAACGCAGCCTTTACAAGATGGTGTGCAACGCCGCCGATGGCCGCATCCTCGGCATTCACATGATCGGGCCCGATTCGCCGGAGATCATGCAGGCGGCGGCCGTGGCGGTGAAGGTCGGCCTCACCAAGGACGATTTCGACGCCACCGTGGCGATTCACCCGACCATGGCGGAAGAGCTGGTGCTGCTGAAATAGCCGCCAGCCGCTTCGGCGGCGAAGCGGCTTGCGGGCGCTCCCCCCGGCGGTTACCCCGGAAACAATCTCCGGGGAGAGCCTATGTCCGCCAATATCGAGGAACTGGAACGCCGCCGCGCCGCCGCCCGCCTGGGCGGGGGTGAGAAGCGGATCGCCGCACAGCATGCCAAGGGCAAGCTGACCGCGCGTGAGAGGCTCGACGTGCTGCTCGACGAAGGCTCCTTCGAAGAGCTGGACATGTATGTGGAGCACAATTGCACCGATTTCGGCATGCCCGA is a window from the Altererythrobacter sp. B11 genome containing:
- the gor gene encoding glutathione-disulfide reductase, giving the protein MADYDYDLFTIGAGSGGVRASRVAAAHGAKVAVAEEYRVGGTCVIRGCVPKKMLVYGAHFAEDVQDARNFGWTMETCRFDWKVLRDNVLKDVDRLNGLYTQTLENHGVEIIPQRATVSGPNEVTLGDGRKVTARHILIAVGARPLIPECKGHELGITSNEVFHLDELPRRILIAGGGYIANEFAGIFNEFGTHVTIINRSDTLLRGYDQSLRDRLLQISVMKGIDFRFNASFRGIEKTEDGCLRVSMTNHDDLEVDCVLFATGRIPNTEGLGLEAAGVTLGERGAIAVDDYGTTNVPSIHAVGDVTDRVQLTPVAIREGQAFADTLFGDKPTKVSHDCIPSAVFSHPPIAAVGLTESEARNKFGTIKIYQSDFRPMKNVLAGRNERSLYKMVCNAADGRILGIHMIGPDSPEIMQAAAVAVKVGLTKDDFDATVAIHPTMAEELVLLK
- a CDS encoding DEAD/DEAH box helicase; the protein is MTFEQLGLSQSVLQALSLKGYETPSPIQQQAIPYVLEGRDLLGIAQTGTGKTAAFMLPSIDRLVAADKRPQRRCCRMLVLAPTRELAGQIAQSAQDYARFAHLKIATVFGGTSVNRNRQDLARGVDILIATPGRLVDLTDQGALDLGQVEVLVLDEADQMLDLGFIHALRQIVRMIPKQRQTLFFSATMPKAIKDLASQYLTDPAQVSVAPAATTAERVEQYVCFVNQAEKQALLGIVLRDGFKAGEMDRVLVFTRTKHGADRVVRKLAQGGMRANAIHGNKSQPQRERALGEFREGQVRVLVATDIAARGIDITGVSHVINFELPNVPEQYVHRIGRTARAGREGVAISFCATDERDYLRDIQKLTRVTLDKVELPENFRAEVEMVAARTPQAERAREEERDARPPRQGGGNRRPRRTAEAKPRGGSGSGASGRPAGNSGNASRPGGNRRRRRSGGGSAPRA